The genomic window ATAATCAACCAGTTACTCTAATGAGACCTCCATTGCATAATTTTACAGAACAAAACAGAGGTATCTGAACTTCAACTCCTTTATTGTATATGCAAATATTTTCAGAAAGGTGCAAAACAATCTGATCAGAGCCCTATGATTCATATTAGACTGAAGTGGTGAAAAAAAATAGCTGTGAATAATGATAAATGACATTGACATCATAATAATATTCCTAATGAAAAATGGTGGTTAGAAACCCCAATGTTGGATAgtatttttagtttattttgaatAAGCTGTAATAATCTTCATAAATGCCATCAGAGCAAGAACAAATGATCCAACATGTAAACAGAACAAAACTCTTGGTTTCCAGTTGAAGCAAAAATCATTCTGTAACTTCTGTTTAGTCCTTTACCCATCTTACACCGCAATCACTTGTACATAGTTCCTCAATAGTTTTTATGGATATAAAACTATGAGATTATGGTAAATTGATTCCAGCTATATTTATTACAATAACAGTTGTGTAAAACATATCCAATGGACTGGTGATATGCTGTAAACATACCTCCCCAAAACTTCCCTGAAGAATTTCAGTGTTCTTGGTTGATCAATCCCTGAGTGTTAGTCTATTTCCTGGGCTCGGGTTTATGACGGGCCTTTGGGAACAAAGACCTGTATTTCTCAGTTTGGTAGACATCTGACTCGATGGCCTTGCTGCTTTCATTTAGTGTTACAAACACATCTCCGTTGACCTCAGTGACCTTGTGAATTCTCTGTTTGACACCCTTGGAGCGCCAGTGTGTTCTCAGGGGTCTTGCTGTAGGATCGTCCACAGCCTGATAAAGTCCTTCACCTTCTGCCAGTGTGATCTTATACTTGTGCCATGGACACACGATGCACAGCAATCCATTAAACTCCTGCAGGTTAGAAAGAAAACACTGTGGCATAAGGCCAATGCACCTCTATTATATTGCAGTACTCAGAGAAAATAGAACTAACTTACCTCAATGTCTCCATTCTGAAGTGCGCCACCTGAATCTGTGGATAATAGGGGTAATTTAAAGAGTTGTGtttatcattttgtgtttttgatcgtATATTAATTAAAGAAAGTAGATCATTATAGCTGTTTATGTATTATCAAAATCAACAACCATAGACACTGTGCTTACGGTAGCAATGCATGTCCATTGCATGAAGCTGTCCCTGGTGGTACAGGACCAGAATATCTCTGCATCCGTTCACCAGCTTGGTCACACGCCCTGCTTTCACAATGTCCTCCTTCCTCCCAATGTAGTGAAGGGCAGGGGgaggtgaggaagatgagggaggtggggaagaagaggatgaagtaGTATCCTCctcagaagacattttgaccTCCTCTTAAGGGATGTCTGGATGTACTGTAtagaaataaatgtaaaaaaaaaatgttttcatcttttgGTCATGACTGAATAGACACAAAGTAATAAATAGACATAGGCATAACAGACCTATTATGATCTCCTCCTTGTGGAAGAGTTCAAGTTTATGACaatagaagaagagaaaagaagcgAAGGGGACAACAACAGTTGCAGAAGCAgtaaaatattataaaaaaaaggcCTCATTAAGGCTATCAGTGAATTTGTATTACAGTTCTTGCACGTTTACAGTTTACACGCTAAAACTAAATCTACTCACCTTTTCGATCCCCAGTTTACATCTCTGACAGTGAAGAGTCC from Notolabrus celidotus isolate fNotCel1 chromosome 9, fNotCel1.pri, whole genome shotgun sequence includes these protein-coding regions:
- the LOC117818265 gene encoding Rieske domain-containing protein isoform X2; amino-acid sequence: MSSEEDTTSSSSSPPPSSSSPPPALHYIGRKEDIVKAGRVTKLVNGCRDILVLYHQGQLHAMDMHCYHSGGALQNGDIEEFNGLLCIVCPWHKYKITLAEGEGLYQAVDDPTARPLRTHWRSKGVKQRIHKVTEVNGDVFVTLNESSKAIESDVYQTEKYRSLFPKARHKPEPRK
- the LOC117818265 gene encoding Rieske domain-containing protein isoform X1, producing the protein MSSEEDTTSSSSSPPPSSSSPPPALHYIGRKEDIVKAGRVTKLVNGCRDILVLYHQGQLHAMDMHCYRKHSVYDSGGALQNGDIEEFNGLLCIVCPWHKYKITLAEGEGLYQAVDDPTARPLRTHWRSKGVKQRIHKVTEVNGDVFVTLNESSKAIESDVYQTEKYRSLFPKARHKPEPRK